ATCCAAAGAATGTTGAAAAGTTTATTGAAATAATGGGAAATGATTGTATGGAAATTGGTGAGACAACCGCGGATCAGAAGGTACACTTGAAGTGTCAGAATACAGATTTTGAGATTCAAGTTGCGGAAGCTCAGAAAATTTGGGAGGAAGCAATACCATGCCTTATGAAATCAAAGGATTAAATGAAGAATGTGGTGTCTTTGGTGTTTTTGGAACACCTGAGGCAAGTCATCTGACATATTTTGGATTGCATAGTTTGCAACATCGTGGACAAGAAGGTGCTGGAATTGTTGTGAGCAATGGAGAAAAATTACAACAATTTAGAAATCGAGGACTATTGGCCGAAGTTTTTGCAAATAAGGAAAATTTGGATAATTTAGTAGGTGATGCTGCAATTGGTCATGTAAGGTATGGGACAAGCGGTAATAATATACTCGCTAATGTGCAACCATTTTTATTTCATTTTGGCGATGGCGATGTTGCACTGGCTCATAATGGTAATCTGACGAATGCTGAGACAATCAAGCATGATCTTGAAAAAGAAGGAGCAATTTTTCAATCCACTTCAGATACAGAAATCTTAATCCATCTGATTCGACAGAAGAAACATATGAATTTCATTGATGCACTCAAAGCAAGTTTGAACCAAATTCATGGAGGTTTTGCCTTTTTATTATTGCGTAATGATAGCTTAATTGCGGCCCTGGATCCAAATGGTTTTAGACCATTATCAATTGGACAACTTGCAAATGGCTCATATGTTGTTGCTAGTGAAACTTGCGCTATGGACATGGTAGGAGCAAAAATAGTACGTGATGTTCAGCCTGGTGAATTGATAATCATTGATAAAGAGGGTTTGCATATTGATCGATATACCAATGAGACTCAGCTGGCAATTTGTTCAATGGAATATATTTATTTCTCACGTCCAGATTCAATTCTTCATGGTGTGACAGTTCATAATGCGCGTAAGAAAATGGGAAGGCTGCTTGCTAAACAATCCCCGCTAGATGTCGATATGGTGGTTGGTGTACCGAATTCTTCTTTATCAGCTGCAAGTGGATATGCTGAAGAGAGTGGATTACCTTATGAAATGGGACTGATTAAAAATCAGTATATTGCAAGAACTTTCATTCAACCGACGCAAGAACTTCGTGAGCGTGGAGTTAAGATGAAGTTATCTGCTGTTCGTGGGGTTGTTGAGGGTAAGAAAGTTGCAATTATTGATGATTCAATTGTTCGTGGAACAACAAGCAAACAGATTGTTAAGTTGTTGAAGGATGCTGGTGCTAAAGAAGTTCATATGCGGATTGCTTCTCCTCCTTTGCGTTTTCCATGTTTTTATGGAATTGATATTTCAACTCGGTCTGAACTTATGGCAGCTAATTATTCTGTTGCTGAAATGTGTAGGGAAATTGGAGCGGATTCACTTGAGTTTTTGACGATTCCAAACTTAATTAAAGCAATTAGTGTTCCTGATGCAAAGGATGCTCCAAATGGAGGATTGTGTGTTGCTTACTTTGATGGCAAATACCCAACTCCTTTATATGATTATGAAAAAGGATACTTGAAATCGCTGAAACATCAGCACGAATTGGAGGTTGGTGTGAGATGAGTAGATACCAAGAAGCCGGTGTGGATGTAAATGCAGGATATGAGCTTGTGGCTAGGATCAAAGAAGAGGTAGCGAGCACTAAACAGCCTGGGGTTCTTGGAGGACTTGGAAGTTTTGGTGGATTATTTGATTTGGGAGAGTTAAATATCAAACATCCAGTCTTGGTATCAGGTACTGATGGTGTTGGAACGAAATTATTGATTGCACAAAAGGCTGATAAACATGAAACAATTGGAATTGATTGTGTTGCAATGTGCGTTAATGATATCGTTGCACAAGGAGCAAAACCGCTATTTTTTCTAGATTATATTGCAACTGGGCATAATGATCCCCAAAAAATGGCTGCAATTGTCAAAGGAGTTGCAGCCGGTTGTCGACAAGCAAAAGTTGCATTGATTGGTGGTGAAACAGCCGAAATGCCAGATATGTATTCATCTGATGAGTATGATTTGGCCGGTTATGCAACTGGTGTAGTTGAAAAGAATCAATTATTGACAAATGAAAAACCTCAAGCAGGAGATGTTCTGATAGGCTTGCCATCAAGTGGATTACATTCAAACGGGTTTTCTTTAGTAAGACAAATTCTTTTCAAGGATAATGAGTTAAGACTCTCAGACAAACCGAAAATACTAAATGGAAGCACAATTGGTCAAACTTTACTTGAGCCCACTAGAATATATGTTAAGTCTTTGTTACCATTATTAGATGCAAGAATTATTGCTGGAATTAGTCATATAACTGGTGGAGGTTTAATTGAAAACTTACCACGAATGTTTAGTGACAAATTGCAGGCTCAAATTAAATTGCATTCTTGGCCAGTACTCTCCATTTTTGATTACTTAAAAAAGCAAGGTAACTTGTCTAATGCGGATTGTTTTGAAGCATTTAATATGGGCTTAGGAATGGTTATTGCAGTTTCACCCACTAATTTAAATCGGGTAAAGGATATTTTAAGATCTGAAAAAGAAACATTCTACATTGTAGGTAAATTGGCTAATAGACCAGTTGATTCTGAAAAAATTAGTTTTAAGTGAGGCAATTGATATGAGAGTTGCAATTTTTGCATCAGGTAATGGATCGAATTTCGAAATATTTGCAGATTTATTTGAGAAAAAAGAGCTTCAGGGTGAATTAGCATTATTGTTTTGTGATCATCCAGATGCTTTAGTGGTTGAACGAGCAAAAAAACACCGAGTTGCAGTCGAGACTTTTACTGTTAAAGCAGTTGGTGGGAAAAGAATCTATGAAGAAAAAATTGCAGAAATACTTAAACAATATAAGATTGATTTCATAATTCTTGCAGGTTATCTAAGGGTTATAGGTGCCCCAATTCTTGATAATTATGAGGGGAGAATTGTTAATCTTCATCCAGCATATCTGCCAGAGTATCCTGGGCTTCATTCAATTGAGAGGGCTTTTGATGATCAGAAGAAGCAAACAGGTGTGACAGTTCATTATATTGACTCAGGACTGGACTCTGGGCCGATTATTGCACAAAAGAGAGTTCCGATTTTTGAAGATGACACGATTGAGTCTTTGGAAGCACGAATTCATGCATGTGAACATAAATTATATCCAGAAGTTGTAAAATCGATATTAAATGAATTAATTGAAAAAGGAGAATAACTAAAAATGAAGCGAGCTTTGATGAGTGTTTCTGACAAAACAGGATTGGTGTCTTTTGCACAAAAACTAATTGAAAAAAATTTTGAAATTGTTTCGACTGGTGGGACAAAAAAAGTATTGGAAGATGCTGGTATAGAAACCATTTCAGTAGAAGATGTAACTGGTTTTCCAGAAATTCTTGATGGACGAGTAAAAACGCTGAATCCATTTATTCATGGAGGATTACTCGGACGAAGAGATTTGCCAGAGCATGTCAAAACAATGGAAAAATTGCATATTCAACCTATTGATTTGGTTTGTGTTAATCTTTATCCGTTTAAAGAAACAATTGAGAAACCCGATGTAACTCTCGCTGATGCAATTGAAAATATTGATATTGGTGGACCAAGTATGTTGCGGAGTGCTGCCAAAAATTATCATGATGTAACAGTAGTTGTTGATAGTGCTGATTATCAGGTTATTGCAAATGAATTGGACGAATTCGGAGATACAAAGTTAGAAACACGTGCCAAATTTGCCGCTAAAGTTTTTAGACACACAGCTGCTTACGATGCGCTGATTGCAAGTTATTTAACCGAAAAAGCTGGTATTGTTGCACCAGAAAAACTAACGCTGACCTATGATTTAGAAGATTCAATGCGCTATGGTGAAAATAGCCACCAAAAAGCATGGTTTTACAAAGATGCTTTACCAAAGGAATATGCAATTACAAATGCTAAACAATTACATGGTAAGAAGCTATCATATAATAATATTAAGGATGCAGATGCTGCAATTAGGATTGCTCGCGAATTTTCTGAACCAACAGTCGTGGCACTTAAGCACATGAATCCTTGTGGAATTGGCAAGGGAAATACGATTGAGGAAGCTTGGGATAGAGCCTACGCAGCAGATTCCATCTCAATTTTTGGCGGTGTAATTGTTTTAAATCGCAAAGTTGATTTGGCAACAGCCAAAAAAATGCATGCGTTATTCCTAGAAATTATTATTGCACCTGCTTACACAGATGAAGCTTTTGAAATCTTAGCTAAGAAGAAAAATATTCGTTTACTGCAGTTAGATTTTGTAAATAAAGATGAACAACCTCGTAAGGAAACTGTTTCTGTAATGGGTGGTTTACTTGTACAGGAACAAGATGTTTTGGAAGAGGATCCAGAAACATGGACAGTAGTAACAGAAAAGCAACCTACAGCGCAACAGTTGAAAACACTCTTATTTGCTTGGAAGGCAGTTAAACATACCAAGAGTAATGCAATTGTTGTGACAAACGATGATCAAACACTTGGAATTGGTGCGGGACAACCTAATAGAATTGATTCAACCAAAATTGCTATCAAGAATACAGGAAATAATTTGGATGAGACAGCTGTATTAGCCAGTGATGCATTTTTCCCTATGGATGATTGTGTTGAATATGCTGCTGAACATGGAATTAAGGCAATTGTACAACCTGGTGGTAGTATTCGTGATAAAGACTCAATTGCAATGGCTAACAAATACGGAATCACAATGGTAATAACAGGTATCCGTCATTTCAGACACTAAGCTGGGGGATGTAATTGTGAGTAAAAAACTTAATCTATTGGTAGTTGGTTCTGGTGGACGTGAGCATGCCATCTGTAAGTCGTTTAGTAAAAGTCAAAAAATTGCTAATATATATTGTGCTCCTGGAAATAGTGGGATGGAATCAGTAGGAATCAATACGATAAATATTTCAGAGCTAGATTTCAGAGCTTTAGCTGATTTTGTAGTTGAGAAACAAATTGATTGGACTTTTGTCGGACCAGAAGATGCTCTTGTTGCAGGAATTACTGATTATTTTGAAGAACGTGGACTTGCAATTTTTGGGCCAAATAAATTCGCTGCTCAATTAGAAGGATCAAAAGATTTTGCGTTGAAATTCATGATAAAACATGGCATTCCAACAGCTGATTATCAAACTTTTCAAGATGCGGATGAAGCTAACACAGCACTTAAAGATTTTGTTACTCCCATCGTGATTAAAGCCGATGGTTT
Above is a window of Liquorilactobacillus hordei DSM 19519 DNA encoding:
- the purF gene encoding amidophosphoribosyltransferase; translated protein: MPYEIKGLNEECGVFGVFGTPEASHLTYFGLHSLQHRGQEGAGIVVSNGEKLQQFRNRGLLAEVFANKENLDNLVGDAAIGHVRYGTSGNNILANVQPFLFHFGDGDVALAHNGNLTNAETIKHDLEKEGAIFQSTSDTEILIHLIRQKKHMNFIDALKASLNQIHGGFAFLLLRNDSLIAALDPNGFRPLSIGQLANGSYVVASETCAMDMVGAKIVRDVQPGELIIIDKEGLHIDRYTNETQLAICSMEYIYFSRPDSILHGVTVHNARKKMGRLLAKQSPLDVDMVVGVPNSSLSAASGYAEESGLPYEMGLIKNQYIARTFIQPTQELRERGVKMKLSAVRGVVEGKKVAIIDDSIVRGTTSKQIVKLLKDAGAKEVHMRIASPPLRFPCFYGIDISTRSELMAANYSVAEMCREIGADSLEFLTIPNLIKAISVPDAKDAPNGGLCVAYFDGKYPTPLYDYEKGYLKSLKHQHELEVGVR
- the purM gene encoding phosphoribosylformylglycinamidine cyclo-ligase; amino-acid sequence: MSRYQEAGVDVNAGYELVARIKEEVASTKQPGVLGGLGSFGGLFDLGELNIKHPVLVSGTDGVGTKLLIAQKADKHETIGIDCVAMCVNDIVAQGAKPLFFLDYIATGHNDPQKMAAIVKGVAAGCRQAKVALIGGETAEMPDMYSSDEYDLAGYATGVVEKNQLLTNEKPQAGDVLIGLPSSGLHSNGFSLVRQILFKDNELRLSDKPKILNGSTIGQTLLEPTRIYVKSLLPLLDARIIAGISHITGGGLIENLPRMFSDKLQAQIKLHSWPVLSIFDYLKKQGNLSNADCFEAFNMGLGMVIAVSPTNLNRVKDILRSEKETFYIVGKLANRPVDSEKISFK
- the purN gene encoding phosphoribosylglycinamide formyltransferase produces the protein MRVAIFASGNGSNFEIFADLFEKKELQGELALLFCDHPDALVVERAKKHRVAVETFTVKAVGGKRIYEEKIAEILKQYKIDFIILAGYLRVIGAPILDNYEGRIVNLHPAYLPEYPGLHSIERAFDDQKKQTGVTVHYIDSGLDSGPIIAQKRVPIFEDDTIESLEARIHACEHKLYPEVVKSILNELIEKGE
- the purH gene encoding bifunctional phosphoribosylaminoimidazolecarboxamide formyltransferase/IMP cyclohydrolase, whose translation is MKRALMSVSDKTGLVSFAQKLIEKNFEIVSTGGTKKVLEDAGIETISVEDVTGFPEILDGRVKTLNPFIHGGLLGRRDLPEHVKTMEKLHIQPIDLVCVNLYPFKETIEKPDVTLADAIENIDIGGPSMLRSAAKNYHDVTVVVDSADYQVIANELDEFGDTKLETRAKFAAKVFRHTAAYDALIASYLTEKAGIVAPEKLTLTYDLEDSMRYGENSHQKAWFYKDALPKEYAITNAKQLHGKKLSYNNIKDADAAIRIAREFSEPTVVALKHMNPCGIGKGNTIEEAWDRAYAADSISIFGGVIVLNRKVDLATAKKMHALFLEIIIAPAYTDEAFEILAKKKNIRLLQLDFVNKDEQPRKETVSVMGGLLVQEQDVLEEDPETWTVVTEKQPTAQQLKTLLFAWKAVKHTKSNAIVVTNDDQTLGIGAGQPNRIDSTKIAIKNTGNNLDETAVLASDAFFPMDDCVEYAAEHGIKAIVQPGGSIRDKDSIAMANKYGITMVITGIRHFRH